CTTTGGTTACTTAGCTTCTGCAGGTTGCTTCTGCAAGTTATTTTGCTTCTGCAAGTTGCTTTATAAGGCACATAGCAAAATTTTAGATATTCAGAAAATTCAGTGTATGAGGAAAAGGAACTGAGTAATTGATTGATGAGTCCCAAGAAATGAGAGCACAGTTGGagaattcctttattttccatttttcattctatttctatTAACTTTTTGAATGctaatagactttttaaaaaaaatttttcgtCCTCTGCATTATTTACAGTTAATCCATTTTTCTGTTCCCTGGGTTGtttctatgtttgtttttttttataaaagattttatttatttatttgatgaagagCACcagcggggggagcagcaggcatagggatagggagaagcagactccccactgagcagagaacccgacatggggctcgatcccaggactctgggatcatgacctgagcccaaggcagatgcttaactgactgagccacccaggtgcctctgaatgCTAATAGCTATCCTTGATGGTATACTACAGTCAATTCATTTCCTTCCTCATCTACaaattaagccttttttttttttttttttttttggagtaaatATGGGTTTGGGGAAAAAGGATTACTTTTTTCTAACTGTGAGAGGGAGTACAACATAGTGTTAAGAGCTCAGGATTTAGAGTCATTTGAACCTAGGTTTAATCTAGGCCACCTCATAGTAGGTGTATAGCTGTGGGCAAGCTGGCATTACTTACCTTCTCTCTCCTTACTGTCCTTTTTTATAAATGGTGATAGTAAGAGAAGATATACACATCTTTACCCACGTATGTATAAACTTAAGTTAGATCATGGAATATATGGTTTTTTAATATGcatgtgggttttatttttcaggactttattttgtatttatgttatataaaaacctttacagggactcctgggtggctcagctggttaagcagctgcctttagctcacgtcatgatcccagcatcctgggatcgagtcccacatcgggctccttgcttggcagggagcctgcttctccctctgcctctgcctgcctatgctcgctctcgctcctctctctccaacaaataaaaaaataaaatctttaaaaaaataaaaacctttacaGTTacttaaagcttaaaaaaaaatttaggcatggggctcctggctggctcagttggtagagcatgctactcttgatcttggggttgtgagtttgagctctatgttgggtgtagagcttccttttttttttttttttaatgaatttatttatttatctgagagagagcatacGTAAGccggcggaggggcagagggagaagcaaactccctgctaggcagggagcctgatgtgggcttccatcccagaacgctgagatcatgacctgagctgagggtagacgcttaactgactgagccatctaggtaccCAGgctgtagagcttactttaaaaagttcaggcatataaaaatttatataaaacatacatgatatagtaaaataaaaataaaataactacctATATACCAAtctggcttaaaaaataaaacattagcatgcctgggtggctcagtctgtgtctgccttaggctcaggtcatgatcccatagtcctgggatcgagcccagcattgggctccctgctcctcagggagtctgtttctccctctgctgcagacCCCCTGCCTCCGccccctgactcatgctctctctcatgcaaaaataaataaataaaatcttaaaaaaacctctGTACATTGCTCAAAGCAGTGGTGTAAAATAGCAAAACGCTGGAAACAACGGAAATGTCTATCAACAATGGAATAGATAAATTATGAAATGAATGATTTATAGGTACAAGTAATGACATGGGTATGTTTTATAGAAGTATTCATACAAGTATGCTTCTATTTATATGAAGTAagttcaaaatatgtaaaatcaaatatattgtttagaaatacaaatatggAGAAGATCACAAAAAAGCGtattaaaacaaaactcagaatgGTAGTCACTTCTGAGAAGGTAGGGAAGGGAATATATTGAGGGAAGTAATTATAGGGGATTTCAaaggaatatatatgtatatttgttctTGCTCAATATTTAacaatagtctttttaaaaaagaaaacattacgAATATAGTCCAAGTCCTCTGTATTCCTTCACAAATGTATTCCCTTTTTCTCAGAGATAACCACACTCCTCAATTTAGAATTTATTATATGCAGGTCTTTAAACTGAGTATTATGTTGCAGACATATGGAAACAACAAAATTCAAGGAATGTTACAGTTACCTATTAGCATTTTCACTGATAACTTGCCACTCTTAATCTCAGTGATTTGTCAAGATTGTGTCATGTATAGCTATTAAAAGGATAATTAGAGTAGCTGCCTCCCAATTCAAATGCAGGTAAACATCATCAATGTCTTACGTATTATATTGTGTGGATATACTTGATTTTCAAAGAATCAAAACCCTATTTTAggacattaaaattatttctagattTAAAGAGATAGAACAGCAATATCTGTTCTATAGATTTGTGCACAGGTCCAATATAAAAATTGGGTTGTGTTATAATGGATATTTGTTATggcacttgtctttttttttcacttataccCTGTTCCATGTCAGTACTAcagatagttttgttttgtttttaatgattgtatttattccagagagaaaaagcagggggaggagcagagggggagggacaagcagattatGCACTGACTGGGGAGCtgggcacagggcttgatcctaggacctcaagatcatgacctgagacacaaccaagagttggacactcagctgactgagccacccaggtgcctttttttaaaaaagcaacttatcagtgtagttttcattgtatacATGTGCAATAAGattttaccatttctttattGATGGATATTTAAGCTATTTACAGATAATATTGCTAGGAATATCCTTATGTTTGTGAATTTTAGGGAATATTTCTGTGTTTGTGGTCCTGGAAATGGGAATTGCTATTTCAAAGAGTGACTATTTCAAAATTGCCAGATTGCCAGATTGCCCTCTAAAAAGGCTGTACCATTTGACACCTTCGTAATAGGGGGACTTCCCTCCCTCCTAAGATTAGATTAGAGTCCCTTGCAATAAGATCTTGTaatgctttgtatttttataactttttcaatggctgtttatttttaatcttcagtAATTTATTTACCTGCATTGGCTAGCACAGTGTTGCTCAGTTATGCTGAATATTCACTAAGGACAGAATAAGTTGAAAGTCCTGCCTGCAGTTTTGCGTGTGTTAAAGATGGGAAGTTAAGAggaaattttgcttttctgttttattttttttgtgcagtgttccttcttttctaaactTTGACAAGAAGTTCTAGTGGTTTGTGGATCTTAAGCTTTGGTAcatctttacatattttcttcctgTCAGCTGGGTTTATTTGCTGCTGAGAAAGTTGTGCCTGTCATGTTATTGGtgtctccttcctgccctctgtACAAGTTGATGAAGGTCTTGGCTGTGCTTTCAACCACAACTAGAGTGCCCTTTTGCCAAAGGGCAGTCCCTTTTGActcgttttctttctttaacctgGTCCAAACTGTTTTGTGTATTGATGATTTTTCTCTTAAGTTAATAAGGTCTTTTAATAATGAGATCTTTTTCTAGTTTTAGTTATGtgatgatattttttatttcttcttttttaaaatttcttttttggggtgcctgagtggctcagtcagttaagcatctccctttgttcaggtcatgatccctgggtcttgggatagagccctacagcgggctccctgctcagtggggagcctgcttcttcctttccctctccccctccccctgcttgttctctctcgcttgtgctctctctctctaataactaaaatcttttaaaaaaattattttttgtcattttaaggtAGAAAAGTGCTATACACTTTGTAAGTAATACCAGTGattttccaataaaatgttaattcCTTTAAGTATatctatttataaaacatttttattcagtgCCATTCAATTTTTCCTTTGGTTTAGATAACCTCAAAatctctgactttggcttggcAACGGTGTTTCGGCATAATAACCGTGAACGTTTATTGAACAAGATGTGCGGTACTTTACCATATGTTGCTCCAGAActtctaaagagaaaagaatttcacGCAGAACCAGTTGATGTTTGGTCCTGTGGAATAGTACTTACGGCAATGTTGGCTGGAGGTAAGAGCTCTTTAATTGTGATGGAACTCCTGTCCTATGGAAAGCCAGATTTGttataccaaaataaatgaaacaaaccaaGGGAACCATATTTATatgatagtattttattttgttatgtatttatttgaaagagatcacaaataggcagagaggcaagcagagagagagagggagaagcaggctcccccctgatcagagagcctgatgtggggctctgtctcaggaccctgggatcatgacctgagctgaaggcagaggctttaacccactgagccacccaggtgcccctttattttattttttaaagattttctttatttgtcaaagggagcccaagcaggggagtgggagagggaggagacaccccactgagcaagaagccccctgcaggactcgatcctaggactctggggtcatgacccaaggtaaaggcagatgcttacccgactgagccatccaggcatcccctatGTGATAGTGTTTTAATAGTGAATTTATTTATAACTAAGTTGGAACTTTGAATcccaaagctttttaaaaatgaggtatgTATAGCAATTAAATGAAGTATCACAATAGCAGCCTCTCTAAGATTCATGTGAATAATTTTGGAAATGGTAGAGCAGAATTGGTTTATCTTTGAAGCGcctctaaaatttacatgaattGGCATTCTTAGTTTGAAAACCATATTGAATTAATTTGGTGGAAACTTTTAATGGGTTTGTATCGTTgactattttcctttaaaatctttaCTGTGTAATAAAGTGAACACTCAGAAAActgagacttttttcttttttagaattgcCATGGGACCAGCCCAGTGACAGTTGTCAGGAATACTctgattggaaagaaaaaaaaacatacctCAACCCTTGGAAAAAAATTGATTCAGCTCCTCTAGGTAACTGGGTTGTTGATTGAAAGTACTGATTTCTTAGATAATGAAGTCTGGtgattgaattttttctttatattttttttctttctaacttttAAATAATCATGTAAGTAATCTATGATCCTTGCAAGcagattagaaaataatattaaaaaaaacaacaactgtatAATCCCAGCACTCAGAAATagcttcttttaatattttgatatgcAATTCTACACTTTGTTGTAAAGATGTATAACAAATATGTATGTTTGTTATACATGAATATTATTTATAAGTATGTACGTTTTTATAGAAAATGAGATCACACTACATATGCTAtcttataaccttttttttttttttttttaaagattttatttatttatttgacagagagaaatcacaagtaggcagagaggcaggcagagagagaggaggaagcaggctccctgctgagcagaaagcccgatgtggggcttgaacccaggacctgggatcatgacctgagccgaaggcagcggcttaatccactgagccacccaggcaccctcttataacctttttttttgccttaatgCTCTATAGTCATGGACATTTTTCCAGTGACTATAATTTTAGGTCTACATCATTGTTTTTAAAGGCcgtgatggaatattactgtgTGGGTATGTTTACTATATTCATCCAATTCACTTTTTTTAgagatttgtatatttttttaatttttcacttctgAAAGACATATGATGATCATCCACATAATGCACAtacctttaaattatttaattaaaaaacaaatccagaagTGTTAGGGATGTAGgcagtttttaattattatggcTTACTTGGCCAAATTGCTTTTTAGAAACTTTGTACCATTTCATTACAATCtcattagttaatatttttaaatttttaaaaagatttcatttatttatttatttatttattttgaaagactttattttgaaaaactatttatttatttgacagaaagagagagcatgcatgtacaagtagggagagcatcaggcagagggagaagcagggtcaccattgagcagggagcctgacttggggctcatcatgacctgagtcaaaggcagacacttaactgactaagccacccaggtgccccaaagatttatttattttatttaattaattaatttaagatttatttattttcaagagagagtgcacatggtGTATGAGTGCAGTGGGGAAGGGTAGGGAGTGTCTTCCGCAGattgcactgagcgtggagcccagcattgggcccAATCTCAGGACTCGGAAATCACAAACTTAGTGGAAACTAGGAGTCTGTTGCTTAACAGATTGAGTCACCTAGGTGCTCCTATAGTCActgtttcttatctttattttaaatttaatatcaaATTAAATTTAGTATCAAAATTAATATCAAAGCTAGCCATTACTaacttttttgtccatttttgtggATGATCTGTTTTACTCACTTCTACCAGGGAGATTTTCTTAATACTttatgtgagttttttttttttaaacattaatatcATTAGATCTTTGCATTTGTTAGAGATATTTTTCACAATTTgccatgcatttttattttgtttatgctaTTTTCACATgcagaagttttatatttttattcaaatctaTTATTTTTGTGCTTTGTGGTTTTCTGACTATATTGTTATGTTTGGAAAGGTCTTCCCTACCTCTAACTTAGAAGAAAATTccctgtgtttttgtgtttttatagtttcagtttttcatttaaacCTTGGTccatcagaaaataattttatgttttggaAACATATGCATTTTTTATGAAGATAAGATACTTTAGGATGATAGTTGCTTAcgttattttctcttaaaaagtttTTGGAAAGTAGATTTTCCTCATAAAACTGGGTGAATGAGGACATAACATGACATATTAGAACAATAACTTTTGGTATTGACAATTGATGAGggtttttgtatctttttgttaATGTCGTACATGGGGAGAAACATTTGCAACTGGCTCATGTTCTCCTTGTTTGCAGACAACCAAAAATCGGATCTGAGAATGTAGCAAAGAGCAACTACATGAAATTAAAGCAATAATGTAGtaggtttatttcttttcttgcccaGAAATATTTGGATATAAGGAGACTACTAGAGAAAATGTTCCACAGCACAAGTTTCTAATCTGCATGACTCTTTTGTAAAtgttgtattaatattttattttcagctttgctGCATAAAATCCTAGTCGAGAATCCATCAGTAAGGATTACCATCCCAGACATCAAAAAAGATAGATGGTACAATAAACCACTCAAGAAAGGTAATATCCTGAAAAATACGAGTAtctttttctgtgaaagaaaagACACTTGCAGTCAGTATTACAAGTCAGTAACACGAGATGTCTGTGGTTTCTGTCTTTATGTAGGTTGGTTATAATGTCTATTGGggaaaacagaaatgcaaaaaataattttgaactttATTAATAGAAGGTCAGAATACTATAGCTAAGtgactaagtctttttttttttttttaaagattttatttatttatttgacagagagagatcacaagtagacagaaaggcaggcagagagagagagagagagggaagcaggctccctgctgagcagagagcccgatgcgggactcgatcccaggaccctgagatcatgacctgagccgaaggcagcggcttaacccactgagccacccaggcgccccattgactAAGTCTTAAGTAACAGAGAAAACTGGTCTTCCAGAGGAAATCACATTAAATCTAAGGTCTAAAGATTGAAGGAGAGCTAGCCCGCTGGGTACTAGCAAGATGAGTGGCAGATTCTGAACAGAGGAAGCAACATCTGGAGAGTCTTAGAATTTGGAAGGTGGTACATTTGAGGAACTTAAAAGTAGGCCAGTATGGCATGGACCTTGTCTGGCTTGTTCATCATGGTGTCACCAGTGGTTAGCACAGTGTGTTGTACATTGTAGGCtctaagtaaatgtttattgagtagaTGAGCAaataaagaagggagagaggtttGAAATGAAGCTAGAAAGCTAGGTAGTGACCAAATTGTTTAAACTTAAGGCCATTGAGGAATCTTTTGAGAGATTTTTAAGCCAGGAAGTACATGattatatatttggttttaaaagatctttctggctactttttttttttttcattgtttttgacattttttatcCTAGATGTAAGAAGATGGTACCTTGGATGAGATTAGTGGCAATGGgattgaaaggaagaagtagattcCAAAGAAATTTACCAATTAGAATTGATAGGACTAGTGATtgtttatatgtagaaaatgaaGGAGGATGAGGAATCCAGGAGGACTCCTTTTTGGGTTGACTAACTCAGAAAATGATGGTACCATTTACTAAGatataattcaagaaaaatagaattggggagaaattttatttgattttggatATTTTGAATCTGAGAAGTACAACTGTCTAATAAGGggatatgtgtatatgtgtaactCAGGAGATAGGACCAAACTTGAGATGTCGATATTTGGTGTTTTCTGCAAATAGATGGGTAATTTAAACTGGTAGATGAAATTGAGCATATGAAACTTTAAGCAATGCCAACATTTAAGTGGTAGGTAGAGGCCagggaaacagagaaaaatagcCAAAGAGATGGGAGGAGCATCAAGAGAACATGGAGGAATTGAagttaagagaagaaaatgcatgATAGTAGCAGATACTGTTAAGTGAGTTGATAACATGCAGCCTAAAAGTTTGCCCAGTAGTTATTCATGGTTTTGGCAGGAACAGGTTTGGTGGAGAGGTGGGAGTAATTGTCGAGTACAGTGATTATAGTCTAAAAGAGAGATAATGAAGCAGAGTGTAGGCAGCTCATTCAAGCAGTCTGGCTgtgaatggaaggagagaggataATGGCTGGAGATGAATGAGTTTTTAATTCTTCTGTGAATGCATCTTTTACCTTTCATTCTGTTCTAATAGTAATCCAACTCTCCCCTGGGAACACAGGCTTCCTCTCCAGTGGtagatgttttctttctcacatgCTCCTGCCCTTGAAACATGGGGTGGGACGGACATCCTTGCCACATTCTCCCTTTTTCCTACATTTCTCCCCAACTTCATTTTGAATCTCTTATTATCAAATTACCACCCCCAGTTCCATCCTTGTTACAATCAGCTTTTGAACCCCTAATGAAAATTCCTGCCACATTGTCACTCTCTCCAATAAGACTATTAATGTACATTTTGTTGTGGTTCTTGGtgatttaaatattcatttggaTGATTCTTCCAGTATCCtgatcttttatttccttgcttttctcttctctagtgATCTTCTCTTCAAGTATCCTGCTTTGACTACTGGCAAAATTTTTTCTGGTTTCCTCCTCTAGTACCCTGATTCCAGCAGTCCTTTGACCCTATAGTGGAAATGCAATCCActaattcttcttccttttcactgTCTCTTATCTGCTACCTCACTAGGTCCTCAGTTCTatcctcactattttttttttaagattttatttatttatttgatagacagagattacaagtaggcagagaggcagtcagggagagaggaggaagctggctccctgctgagcagacaccccgatgtaggacttgatcccaggaccctgggatcatgacctgagctgaaggcagaggctttaacccactgaaccacccaggcgcccccatcctcACTACTTTAAATCCCAAGGTCAGTCATTATAATGACTTCTTTACATTCAGCTTCTGCTTTCTGGTCCTATTCTCTCTTCATCATGCTTACTGGTCAAAACCCAACCCAAGTTTAATCCAGTCTTCTGCCTGTTCTACACTTACACCTGCACAGCTGATGGTATTTGGACCAAAATACATAACAGTGCTCACTTTAAATTCAGGATCACTAATCTCAAGTGAGCCCTTAACTCTGCCAGACAATTACAATGCACTCTCCACTTCTTTCACAACCTCATTCTCCTAAATCtcatttttataccttttcttttttctccaactTCTAATACCTCCTTCCCCATCCACACTCTCAGCCGGTGACAGTACTTCCTGTTTCACtgagaagtagaaacaatcataagagaaCTTCCACAAGCTCTCTTCACCATCTATACTCACCTGACCAGGTGCCTCTGTGCTCATATACTCCGCTTTCTCCTCAGTTGCTATAAATAAATTGCTCCAGATATAAGTCAAATCTGTCTTGTGCACAAAGATGAATATATTAACAAAGTCCCAGTTCTCTTTTGCTTACTCAGGGATGTTGTCTAGCAATTCTGCCTTCCTCCTgcatcattaatttttctttctctcctttctgatcAGCATACCAGCATGCTGTTTCTTTAATCTTACTGCCTGATGCATAGTagccttaataaaatatttggatgaatgaattaataagtaaaatgtttggCTAAATTAAGTGTGTTTAAATGGTTTAGGGACAGTTCCAGTTGAGAGGAAAAGGCTGAAGGTctaagagagaaggaatgaaggagCATCAAGATCCCTGAAGAGAAAGGAGGGTATGGGGCTCACATATAAGTAGAGGGATGGGCATTGGATAGGAGcatggaagggaggaaaggatggGTAGTTGTGAGAATTTAACAAGAGTATAGAAGTTTTGAAGTAATCAtttggagaaagggagaggaaacgGACTAGTGAAACAAAGGAGCATCTGTCACTGTTGAGGATCCAGCTAAGGGGAGTAACCATGATTTTATAGTGGCATCATATTCTGTGTAATAATTATTCTTGGTACCTTTTTCAGGGGGGCAAAGAATGTTGGATAGAGTAGATTCATAATGTTTATTGCCATTAtcatcaattatttattttaaaatgttttgattttttaacttGGTCTCTTTGTCTTCATAGACCATTGTCTGTTACTATAAATGGTACCATTAAAACTATGGCCTTAGTATAAAATCCCACACTTGAAACATACTTACAAGTCAGGATTTGTGAAATGTATAATTTGACAAGTGAATCCTTCTAAGTTTATAATGAccacatttcttaaataaatataatgaccACATTTCTTACGTAATCATGTAcaacatgtacttttttttttttaggggcaaaGAGGCCCCGAGTCACTTCAGGTGGTGTATCAGAATCTCCTACTAGATTTTCTAAGCACATTCAATCCAATTTGGACTTCTCTCCAGTGAATAGTGCCTCTAGGTAAGATTAATTAATAAAGATCAAATAGTTGTTGAATGTAGTATTCCcatatgaaataatacattatatatattttcttaataatgaatGTAATTTTTATCAGTGTGAGAATGGTAATGTAGTCTAAGAAAGgcctgattgattttttttttttttggcctgattGATTTTAcctgaagatatatatatatttttttttccccatatcttAATGCTCCAGTGAAGAAAATGTGAAGTATTCCAGTTCCCAGCCAGAACCACGGACAGGTCTTTCATTATGGGACACCAGTCCTTCATATATTGATAAACTGGTACAAGGGATCAGTTTTTCCCAACCCACGTGTCCTGATCACATGCTCCTGAATAGTCAATTACTTGGCACCCCAGGATCTTCACAGGTAAGGGAATTTAGTTTTTTCAGATAAGTGGTGAAGAACCTCTTGTTTTTGTcataaagccttttttaaaaaaaaatgtatacatcttAGAAATACAGTATTAACACTTTagcatatacacattttttttaacaaggaagAGAGAATTAAAGGTTGCTTTCCTGTATAAGAATCTTAAGTCACAGAAAAGAATTTTCAGACCAAATAGCTATGATATGACTGCTTTTGGTGATACCAGATTTATTCAGGTTTCCTCTGTCTGACATGTAGAACCCTTGGCAGCGCTTGGTTAAAAGGATGACACGATTTTTTACCAAATTGGATGCAGACAAATCTTATCAATGCCTGAAAGAGACTTGTGAGAAATTGGGCTATCAGTGGAAAAAGAGTTGTATGAATCAGGTATGTTTCATAGattttcctgaagaaaaatgtaaatattttaagtaaaacatGATCATTGTCAgagtatttttgaaaaacaactgggggacacctgggtggcttagtcatttagcctatgtttggctcaggttatgatcccagggtgctgggatggagtcccaccttagtcttcttgctcagcagggagcctgcttcttcctctgcctgccactccccctgcttgcgctctcatcctctctcccctcctctctctctttctctccgacagaaaaataaataagtaaagaaagaaagaaaaacaattgaaaTTGCAAAGACTTAAGTAAAATGTTCTTTACCTTAAGAAATAATGTTGagggctccttggtggctcagtgggttaagccgctgccttcggctcaggtcatgatctcagggtcctgggatcgagccccgcatcgggctctctgctcagcagggagcctgcttccctccctctctctctctctctgcctgcctctctgtctactgtgatctctctctgtcaaatgaataaataaaatctttgaagaaaaaaaaaaagaaataatattgaaagtcttctttatgtttattaaaaatatcaagagaggcaagtcatgtttttaaaaactgtatataacttaaattgtggggcgcctgggtggctcagtgggttaagccgctgccttcggctcaggtcatgatctcggagtcttgggatcgagccccgcatcgggctctctgctcagcagggagcctgcttcctcctctctctctgcctgcctctctgcctgcttgtgatctctctctgtcaaataaataaataaaatctttaaaaaaaaaaaa
This DNA window, taken from Lutra lutra chromosome 10, mLutLut1.2, whole genome shotgun sequence, encodes the following:
- the CHEK1 gene encoding serine/threonine-protein kinase Chk1; this encodes MAVPFVEDWDLVQTLGEGAYGEVQLAVNRRTEEAVAVKIVDMKRAVDCPENIKKEICINKMLNHENVVKFYGHRREGNIQYLFLEYCSGGELFDRIEPDIGMPEQDAQRFFHQLMAGVVYLHGIGITHRDIKPENLLLDERDNLKISDFGLATVFRHNNRERLLNKMCGTLPYVAPELLKRKEFHAEPVDVWSCGIVLTAMLAGELPWDQPSDSCQEYSDWKEKKTYLNPWKKIDSAPLALLHKILVENPSVRITIPDIKKDRWYNKPLKKGAKRPRVTSGGVSESPTRFSKHIQSNLDFSPVNSASSEENVKYSSSQPEPRTGLSLWDTSPSYIDKLVQGISFSQPTCPDHMLLNSQLLGTPGSSQNPWQRLVKRMTRFFTKLDADKSYQCLKETCEKLGYQWKKSCMNQVTVSTTDRRNNKLIFKVNLVEMDEKILVDFRLSKGDGLEFKRHFLKIKGKLSDVVSSQKVWLPAT